The following are from one region of the Mixophyes fleayi isolate aMixFle1 chromosome 7, aMixFle1.hap1, whole genome shotgun sequence genome:
- the ITPRID2 gene encoding protein ITPRID2: MILKNGCSFEDDLSLGAEANHLNQRNLPLEPPFNVMLAKDRRLQFHQKGRSMNSTGSAKSSTTVSSVSELLDLYEEDPEEILYNLGFGRDEPDIASKIPPRFFNNSSFAHGIDIKVFLNAQMQRLEVENPNYALTSRFRQIKVLTDVANAFSSLYSQVSGTPLQRIGSSKSLTISATVEPTKPSPLTRSSSQTAARLLETLSKLKTGPVDASTAAQPPDDKGQSLSCNEDEANKNEQKMQKPFKKTSPPLATVKEEASNSFVTDLHGLDISVLPKENGVDFDILADPSTIKQEDTSINLNECDSSRVVASPADKDFSVSTDQECDNYLSEANPPTSTPDKELLSNPSIMSLMMQPKDSFELEELQSTEEEPHQVPPICPLALEKIGKDNLLRTASQHSDSSGFAEDTSGDCLLNSLPVQDSLQAMGSSADSCDSETTVTSIGEDLRTPLALDQRESIDFDNDDEFLTPVDIDRKVFFGEKELNLETLKTETRNITQNEECNYSESPNLAVDNTQDISEEDSELQHECTADSSELETNSEYEAISYTTHHISEVDRFSDYDRYSDLGNEDPRSLDRVSVALQRAQKKTFGSSTGNRTGRSTVTSKDLLKRRHKFASSGYPLRRTQSLPSALLSPVRVVSKVNIVLNSGKATVCSPPSFSYKYTPEEEECMDQTDEVNATSKYTVFRSPGSDTKEIQGSGSGQMVEEQSQRPQSCFVQASSHRSQSSCSLHSLQSDWHDRPLCEHARTWSTHSVPNFSAASCGPMISPFSCPLNQRLAYGSLNRSCSGCSLPISSPPSTTEMQLRRVLHDIRSSLQNLSQHPVMRGNDMAAGGYSTQRSSILSLYENTFQELQIMRRSLNLFRSQMMDLELNMLRQQTMVYQHLTEDERYEADQLQGLRNSVRVELQELELQLDDRLLTLEEQLRSFHVSSPFQRQQAMGMYGGRGSTEGLMFSSPLNVIEPVTELIREQSHLKSELVLEDMRLESGAEGRDSAWSQVASDSSSVCSSPRYKSRRAPLNVSDSDKPKAQTPPSKAVFCASVSLTPSAPVRPGVNQNVAVDSPEEQGKQGSLALESTEKRESASLAPVTDGSPNWSAEENKELQQVIREIKESIVGDIRREIVSGLLAAVSSPMRSFDGKTDGRL, encoded by the exons TGTTTCAGAGTTGCTAGATCTTTATGAAGAAGATCCTGAGGAAATTCTTTACAATCTGGGATTTGGTAGAGATGAGCCAGATATTGCTTCCAAAATACCACCAAGGTTTTTCAACAACTCTTCTTTTGCCCATGGGATTGATATCAAAGTATTTTTAAATGCACAAATGCAACGTTTGGAGGTGGAGAATCCAAACTATGCCTTAACAA GTCGCTTTCGTCAGATTAAAGTTCTCACTGATGTGGCAAATGCGTTTTCTTCGTTGTACTCTCAAGTTTCTGGAACTCCACTCCAGCGAATAGGCAGCTCTAAATCTCTAACCATTTCTGCTACTGTTGAGCCCACCAAACCATCACCTCTTACTAGATCTTCAAGCCAGACTGCAGCTCGCCTGCTGGAGACCTTATCCAAGCTCAAAACTGGTCCAGTAGATGCCAGTACTGCCGCCCAGCCTCCAGATGACAAGGGGCAATCTCTGAGCTGTAATGAGGACGAAGCCAATAAAAATGAACAGAAAATGCAGAAACCATTCAAAAAGACTTCTCCACCTCTTGCTACCGTTAAAGAGGAGGCATCTAATTCTTTTGTCACAGACTTACATGGTCTTGATATTTCTGTCCTTCCAAAAGAAAATGGAGTTGACTTTGACATTTTGGCTGATCCCAGCACCATTAAACAGGAAGACACGTCGATCAACTTAAACGAATGCGATTCGTCACGTGTTGTGGCGTCCCCTGCTGATAAAGATTTCAGTGTATCCACTGACCAGGAGTGTGACAACTACCTATCGGAAGCAAATCCACCGACATCTACACCAGACAAGGAGTTGCTGTCAAACCCCTCTATAATGAGCCTTATGATGCAACCGAAGGACTCGTTTGAGCTGGAGGAG TTGCAGAGCACAGAGGAGGAGCCTCACCAAGTCCCGCCCATATGTCCATTGGCATTGGAAAAAATAGGCAAAG ATaatctgctaagaacagcaagcCAGCATTCTGATAGCAGTGGATTTGCTGAAGACACGTCTGGTGACTGCCTCCTAAATTCCCTTCCA GTTCAAGACTCTTTGCAGGCCATGGGAAGTAGTGCGGACAGTTGTGACAGTGAGACAACAGTAACGTCTATAGGAGAAGACCTAAGAACGCCACTAGCACTTGATCAAAGGGAATCCATTGACTTTGACAATGATGATGAGTTCTTGACACCTGTTGACATAGACAGAAAAGTGTTTTTTGGGGAAAAGGAGCTAAATTTGGAAACTTTAAAAACTGAAACTCGAAACATTACTCAAAATGAGGAGTGTAATTATAGTGAGAGCCCTAACTTGGCCGTAGACAATACTCAGGACATTAGTGAGGAAGACTCCGAATTACAACACGAATGTACAGCGGATAGTAGTGAGTTGGAGACTAACAGTGAATATGAAGCCATTTCTTATACCACTCACCATATTTCAGAAGTGGACCGTTTTTCAGATTATGATCGATATTCTGATTTGGGTAATGAAGACCCCCGTTCCCTGGATCGAGTTAGTGTGGCATTACAGAGGGCACAAAAGAAAACGTTTGGTTCTTCCACAGGAAATCGAACTGGCCGCAGCACTGTCACCTCAAAGGACCTACTAAAGCGGAGACACAAGTTTGCAAGCTCTGGATACCCACTCAGAAGGACTCAGTCGCTGCCCTCTGCACTATTAAGTCCAGTGAGAGTGGTATCCAAAGTAAACATTGTTCTAAATTCTGGCAAAGCGACGGTGTGTAGCCCTCCATCATTTTCCTACAAATATACACCGGAGGAAGAAGAGTGCATGGATCAAACAGACGAAGTAAACGCTACCAGTAAATATACAGTTTTCAGGTCTCCTGGTTCTGACACAAAAGAGATCCAGGGAAGTGGCTCGGGACAAATGGTAGAAGAGCAAAGCCAGAGACCACAGTCGTGTTTTGTGCAAGCCTCATCGCACAGGTCACAGTCGTCCTGCTCTCTGCATTCTCTGCAGTCTGACTGGCACGACAGACCACTGTGTGAACATGCAAGGACTTGGAGCACGCACAGTGTTCCTAACTTCTCCGCTGCATCATGTGGTCCTATGATCTCCCCGTTTTCCTGTCCGCTTAATCAGCGACTTGCCTATGGATCTCTTAACAGATCGTGTTCTGGTTGTTCTTTACCTATAAGCTCTCCTCCTTCCACCACTGAAATGCAACTGCGCCGAGTACTACACGATATAAGAAGCTCACTGCAAAATCTTTCTCAG CATCCTGTAATGCGGGGGAATGACATGGCAGCTGGTGGGTATAGTACCCAGAGATCGTCCATCTTATCTCTTTATGAA aatACTTTCCAGGAGCTACAAATAATGAGAAGAAGCTTAAATCTATTCCGCTCACAAATGATGGACTTGGAACTGAACATGTTGCGGCAGCAGACTATGGTTTATCAGCATCTAACTGAAGATGAGAG GTATGAAGCTGATCAACTGCAGGGCCTGAGGAACTCTGTGCGGGTGGAACTACAGGAGTTGGAGCTCCAGTTAGATGACAGACTGCTGACTCTTGAGGAGCAGCTTCGCAGTTTTCACGTTTCATCTCCATTTCAACGACAGCAAGCCATG GGAATGTATGGAGGAAGAGGAAGTACAGAAGGCCTTATGTTCTCATCTCCCTTGAATGTCATAGAACCA GTGACTGAGCTGATTCGAGAGCAGAGTCACCTGAAATCGGAGTTGGTTCTAGAAGACATGAGATTGGAATCTGGAGCTGAAGGTCGTGATTCTGCCTGGTCTCAAGTAGCTTCTGATTCATCCTCGGTTTGCTCCAGTCCACGTTATAAAAGTAGAAGAGCTCCATTAAATGTCTCTGACTCGGACAAACCAAAAGCCCAAACACCTCCTAGCAAAGCGGTGTTTTGTGCTTCTGTGTCTCTGACACCAAGCGCTCCTGTAAGACCTGGGGTCAATCAGAACGTTGCTGTGGATTCACCGGAggaacagggaaaacagggaaGTCTTGCATTGGAATCGACCGAAAAGAGAGAGTCTGCATCTTTGGCGCCTGTGACTGATGGGAGTCCAAACTGGAGTGCTGAAGAGAACAAAGAATTGCAACAAGTAATTCGTGAG ATAAAAGAATCTATTGTTGGAGACATCAGACGAGAGATTGTAAGTGGACTTCTAGCAGCTGTATCTTCTCCAATGCGATCATTCGATGGAAAAACTGATGGGAGGTTATAA